A window from Littorina saxatilis isolate snail1 linkage group LG9, US_GU_Lsax_2.0, whole genome shotgun sequence encodes these proteins:
- the LOC138977166 gene encoding collagen alpha-1(I) chain-like: MDPTVAKTDPTAAKTDPSAAQTDPTAVHMDPTVAQTDPIEAETDPAAAQTDPTAAQADPTTAQTDPTAAQAGPGGPHRGQDGPHHGQDGPNHGPDGPHRGQDGPPRDQDGPQRGQDEPHRGRGGHLDGSDRPNRGPDGPRRGPDGPIRGSDGPHRGPDGPHHGQDIPRRGPDGPHRGPGGPQRGRAGPRRGPDGPNRGLDGPHRGPDGPHRGPDGPRRGPGGPNRGSDGPHRGPNGPHRGPPGPQRDQDGPQRGQGGPHRGPGGPHRSHDGPHRGPDGPRRGPDRPNRGSDGPHRGPNGPHRGPDGPQRDQDGPQRGQGGPNRGPNGYHHGPESPFGRGGFHGGPGGPRGGHHGPPPDRDSPDAQWSLWNQTIEGDDVHQRGFSSQNDSKVIVATEGRNLTAQGLTRCSVLYDFSGPAPMTVIRSRGRCYVIPSPDGATFDSLAAQLADRNGSTVTTALPENKLSAVDGHMADDARGTFVEGNPNVGRFCAFAGIYQTVANDSDTLPDSGEEPENQTLTSFLTLDSEVSILDDTPPQRGGPFDPEGPHHGPDGSFGPHGTHRRPGRRHGGPGGPFGRYGHHHGPESHHRGPGGPFGPHSRGGPHRGPGGPFGRYGHHHGPESHHRGPGGPFGPYGHHHGPESHHRGPGGPFGRDRPQRGPDGRHGGPHSRGGPHHGPGGQDGPHRGPDGYHYGPDRPHRGTDGPHRGPDGYHHGPDRPHRGPDGPLRGPDGYHHGPDGPHRGPDGYHHGPDRPHRGPDGSHRGPDGAFGRGGPHRGPGGPRHGHHGPPPDRDSPDAQWSLWNQTIEGDDVHQRGFSSNNDSKVIVITEGRNLTAQGLTRCSVLYDFSGPAPVTVIRSRGRCYVIPSPDGATLDSVAAQLAEKNGSTVTTALPENKLSAVDGHMTDDTKGTFVEGNPNVGKFCDSADISKAVAIDADTLPDSGEEPENQTLTSFLTLDSEVSIVDDTPLREPDDPEAPNYGPGGPHRGPGGSHRGPGGPHRGPDGPHRGPGGPHRGPGGPHRGPGGHHPGPDGRHHGPDGPHHGPGGPHRGPGGPHHSPGGPHPGPGSPHRGPGGPHRGPGGPHHGPGSPHRGPDGYHHGPDRPHRGPDGPHRGPDGYHHGPDGPHRGPDGPHRGPDGYHHGPDGPHRGPDGYHHGPDRPHRGPDGPHRGPDGAFGRGGPHRGPGGPRHGHHGPPPDRDSPDAQWSLWNQTIEGDDVHQRGFSSNNDSKVIVITEGRNLTAQGLTRCSVLYDFSGPAPVTVIRSRGRCYVIPSPDGANLDSIAAQLAEKNGSTVTTALPENKLSAVDGHMTDDTKGTFVEGNPNVGKFCDSADISKAVAIDADTLPDSGEEPENQTLTSFLTLDSEVSIVDDTLLRGPHGGSDDPEAPNYGPGGPHHAPDGPHRGPGGPHRGPGGPHRGPDGSHHGPGGPHRGPGSPQRGPDGSHHGPGGPHRGPDGPHRGPSGRFGSEGPQRGPGWQNDGPDGPLDSEGPNSGPDGPHHGPGGPHRGPGGPHRGPGGPHHGPGSPHRGPGGPHRGPGSPHRGPDGSHHGPGGPHRGPDGPHRGPSGRFGSEGPQRGPGWQNDGPDGPLDSEGPNSGPGGPHRGPGGPHRGPGGPHRGRDGPHRGPGGPHGGPDGPHHGPGGPHRGPDGPHRGPSGRFGSEGPQRGPGWQNDGPDGPLDSEGPNSGPGGPHRGPGGPHRGPGGPHSSRYGPHRGPGGPHRGPGGPHRGPGGPHRGPGGPHRGRDGPHRGPGGPHRGPGGPEEHHYGPGGQ; encoded by the exons ATGGACCCAACCGTGGCCAAGACGGACCCCACCGCGGCCAAGACGGACCCCTCCGCGGCCCAGACGGACCCCACCGCGGTCCACATGGACCCCACCGTGGCCCAGACGGACCCCATCGAGGCCGAGACGGACCCCGCCGCGGCCCAGACGGACCCAACCGCGGCCCAGGCGGACCCAACCACGGCCCAGACGGACCCAACCGCGGCCCAGGCGG GCCCAGGCGGGCCCCACCGCGGTCAAGACGGACCTCACCACGGACAAGACGGACCCAACCACGGCCCAGACGGACCTCATCGAGGTCAAGACGGACCTCCCCGCGACCAAGACGGACCCCAACGCGGTCAAGACGAGCCCCATCGCGGTCGAGGTGGACATCTCGACGGCTCAGACAGGCCCAATCGCGGCCCAGACGGACCCCGCCGAGGCCCAGACGGACCAATTCGTGGCTCAGACGGACCCCATCGCGGCCCAGACGGACCCCATCACGGCCAAGACATACCCCGCCGCGGCCCAGACGGACCCCACCGCGGCCCAGGCGGACCCCAACGCGGTCGAGCTGGACCCCGCCGCGGCCCAGACGGACCCAATCGTGGCTTAGACGGACCCCATCGTGGCCCAGACGGACCCCATCGAGGCCCAGACGGACCCCGCCGCGGCCCAGGCGGACCTAATCGCGGCTCAGACGGACCCCACCGAGGCCCAAATGGACCCCATCGCGGCCCACCCGGACCACAACGCGACCAAGACGGACCCCAACGCGGCCAAGGCGGACCCCACCGCGGCCCAGGCGGACCCCACCGCAGCCATGACGGACCCCATCGTGGCCCAGACGGACCCCGCCGCGGCCCAGACAGACCCAATCGCGGCTCAGACGGACCCCACCGCGGCCCAAATGGACCCCATCGCGGCCCAGACGGACCCCAACGCGACCAAGACGGACCCCAACGCGGCCAAGGCGGCCCCAACCGCGGCCCAAACGGGTATCATCACGGCCCAGAAAGTCCATTTGGTCGAGGTGGTTTTCACGGCGGTCCAGGTGGTCCACGAGGTGGTCACCATGGACCCCCACCTGACCGGGACAGCCCTGACGCCCAGTGGTCGCTGTGGAATCAAACCATTGAAGGGGATGACGTTCACCAGAGGGGCTTCTCTTCTCAGAATGACAGCAA AGTGATCGTGGCCACCGAGGGACGGAATCTGACAGCACAGGGACTGACTCGTTGCTCTGTTCTCTACGACTTCAGCGGGCCTGCCCCT ATGACGGTGATCAGGTCAAGAGGGAGGTGCTATGTCATACCTTCCCCTGATGGAGCCACCTTTGATTCTCTTGCTGCTCAACTTGCTGACAGAAAC GGAAGCACAGTGACCACCGCGCTGCCTGAGAACAAACTGAGCGCTGTGGATGGACACATGGCTGACGACGCCAGGGGAACGTTCGTAGAAGGCAACCCAAATGTGGGCAGATTCTGTGCATTCGCTGGCATCTACCAGACCGTCGCCAATGATT CTGACACGCTCCCTGACTCGGGAGAGGAACCGGAAAATCAGACCTTGACCTCTTTTCTGACCTTGGACTCCGAGGTCAGCATTCTAGACGACACTCCCCCGCAGAGAGGTGGTCCCTTTGATCCAGAAGGGCCCCACCATGGTCCAGATGGTTCGTTTGGTCCACACGGAACGCACCGCAGACCAGGTAGGCGCCACGGCGGTCCGGGTGGTCCATTTGGTCGATACGGGCACCACCACGGCCCAGAAAGTCATCATCGCGGCCCCGGTGGCCCATTTGGTCCACATAGTAGAGGTGGGCCACACCGTGGTCCAGGTGGTCCATTTGGTCGATATGGGCACCATCACGGCCCAGAAAGTCATCACCGCGGCCCCGGTGGTCCATTTGGTCCATACGGGCACCATCACGGCCCAGAAAGTCATCACCGTGGTCCGGGTGGTCCATTTGGTCGAGATAGGCCCCAACGCGGCCCAGACGGTCGTCACGGTGGCCCACATAGTAGAGGTGGGCCACACCACGGCCCAGGTGGTCAAGACGGACCCCACCGCGGCCCAGACGGGTATCATTACGGCCCAGACAGACCCCACCGCGGCACAGACGGACCCCACCGCGGCCCAGACGGGTATCATCACGGCCCAGACAGACCCCACCGCGGCCCAGACGGGCCCCTCCGCGGCCCAGACGGGTATCATCACGGCCCAGACGGACCCCACCGCGGCCCAGACGGTTATCATCATGGCCCAGACAGACCCCACCGCGGCCCAGACGGATCCCATCGCGGCCCAGACGGTGCATTTGGTCGAGGTGGTCCCCACCGCGGTCCGGGTGGTCCACGACATGGTCACCATGGACCCCCACCTGACCGGGACAGCCCTGACGCCCAGTGGTCGCTGTGGAATCAAACCATTGAAGGCGATGACGTTCACCAGAGGGGCTTCTCTTCTAACAATGACagcaa AGTGATCGTGATTACGGAGGGACGGAATCTTACAGCACAGGGACTGACTCGTTGCTCTGTTCTCTACGACTTCAGCGGGCCTGCCCCT gTGACTGTGATCCGGTCAAGAGGGAGGTGCTATGTCATACCTTCCCCTGATGGAGCTACTTTAGATTCTGTTGCTGCTCAACTTGCTGAAAAAAAC GGAAGCACAGTGACCACCGCGCTGCCTGAGAACAAACTGAGCGCTGTGGATGGACACATGACTGACGACACCAAGGGAACCTTCGTAGAAGGCAACCCCAATGTTGGCAAGTTCTGCGACTCCGCGGACATCTCCAAGGCTGTCGCTATTGATG CCGACACACTCCCTGACTCGGGAGAGGAACCGGAAAATCAGACCTTGACCTCTTTCCTGACCTTGGACTCCGAGGTCAGCATTGTGGACGACACTCCCCTGCGCGAACCAGATGATCCAGAAGCGCCCAATTACGGTCCAGGTGGTCCTCATCGCGGTCCAGGTGGTTCTCATCGCGGTCCAGGTGGTCCTCATCGCGGTCCAGATGGTCCTCATCGCGGTCCAGGTGGTCCTCATCGCGGTCCAGGTGGTCCTCATCGCGGCCCAGGTGGTCATCATCCCGGTCCAGATGGTCGTCATCATGGTCCAGATGGTCCTCATCACGGTCCAGGTGGTCCTCATCGCGGTCCAGGTGGTCCTCATCACAGTCCAGGTGGTCCTCATCCCGGTCCAGGTAGTCCTCATCGCGGTCCAGGTGGTCCTCATCGCGGTCCAGGTGGTCCTCATCACGGTCCAGGTAGTCCTCATCGCGGCCCAGACGGGTATCATCACGGCCCAGACAGACCCCACCGCGGCCCAGACGGACCCCACCGCGGCCCAGACGGGTATCATCACGGCCCAGACGGACCCCACCGCGGCCCAGACGGACCCCACCGCGGCCCAGACGGGTATCATCACGGCCCAGACGGACCCCACCGCGGCCCAGACGGTTATCATCATGGCCCAGACAGACCCCACCGCGGCCCAGACGGACCCCATCGCGGCCCAGACGGTGCATTTGGTCGAGGTGGTCCCCACCGCGGTCCAGGTGGTCCACGACATGGTCACCATGGACCCCCACCTGACCGGGACAGCCCTGACGCCCAGTGGTCGCTGTGGAATCAAACCATTGAAGGCGATGACGTTCACCAGAGGGGCTTCTCTTCTAACAATGACagcaa AGTGATCGTGATTACTGAGGGACGGAATCTTACAGCTCAGGGACTGACTCGTTGCTCTGTTCTCTACGACTTCAGCGGGCCTGCCCCT GTGACTGTGATCCGGTCAAGAGGGAGGTGCTATGTCATACCTTCCCCTGATGGAGCTAACTTAGATTCTATTGCTGCTCAACTTGCTGAAAAAAAC GGAAGCACAGTGACCACCGCGCTGCCTGAGAACAAACTGAGCGCTGTGGATGGACACATGACTGACGACACCAAGGGAACGTTCGTAGAAGGCAACCCCAATGTTGGCAAGTTCTGCGACTCCGCGGACATCTCCAAGGCTGTCGCTATTGATG CCGACACGCTCCCCGACTCGGGAGAGGAACCGGAAAATCAGACCTTGACCTCTTTCCTGACCTTGGACTCCGAGGTCAGCATTGTGGACGACACTCTCCTGCGCGGGCCTCACGGCGGTTCAGATGATCCAGAAGCGCCCAATTACGGTCCAGGTGGTCCTCATCACGCTCCAGATGGTCCTCATCGCGGTCCAGGTGGTCCTCATCGCGGTCCAGGTGGTCCTCATCGTGGTCCAGATGGTTCTCATCACGGTCCAGGTGGTCCTCATCGCGGTCCAGGTAGTCCTCAACGCGGTCCAGATGGTTCCCATCACGGTCCAGGTGGTCCTCATCGTGGTCCAGACGGTCCTCATCGCGGTCCAAGCGGTCGGTTTGGTTCGGAAGGGCCTCAACGTGGTCCAGGTTGGCAAAACGACGGCCCAGATGGTCCATTGGATTCAGAAGGCCCCAACAGCGGCCCAGATGGTCCTCATCACGGTCCAGGTGGTCCTCATCGCGGTCCAGGTGGTCCTCATCGCGGTCCAGGTGGTCCTCATCACGGTCCAGGTAGTCCTCATCGCGGTCCAGGTGGTCCTCATCGCGGTCCAGGTAGTCCTCATCGCGGTCCAGATGGTTCCCATCACGGTCCAGGTGGTCCTCATCGTGGTCCAGACGGTCCTCATCGCGGTCCAAGCGGTCGGTTTGGTTCGGAAGGGCCTCAACGTGGTCCAGGTTGGCAAAACGACGGCCCAGATGGTCCATTGGATTCAGAAGGCCCCAACAGCGGCCCAGGTGGTCCCCACCGCGGCCCAGGTGGTCCTCACCGCGGTCCAGGTGGTCCCCACCGCGGCAGAGATGGTCCTCACAGAGGGCCAGGTGGTCCCCATGGCGGTCCAGATGGTCCTCATCACGGTCCAGGTGGTCCTCATCGTGGTCCAGACGGTCCTCATCGCGGTCCAAGCGGTCGGTTTGGTTCGGAAGGGCCTCAACGTGGTCCAGGTTGGCAAAACGACGGCCCAGATGGTCCATTAGATTCAGAAGGCCCCAACAGCGGCCCAGGTGGTCCCCACCGCGGCCCAGGTGGTCCTCATCGTGGTCCAGGTGGTCCCCACAGCAGCAGATATGGTCCCCACAGAGGGCCAGGTGGTCCCCACCGCGGCCCAGGTGGTCCTCATCGCGGTCCAGGTGGTCCTCATCGCGGTCCAGGTGGTCCCCACCGCGGCAGAGATGGTCCTCACAGAGGGCCAGGTGGTCCTCATCGCGGTCCAGGCGGCCCAGAAGAGCACCACTATGGCCCTGGTGGTCAGTGA
- the LOC138977167 gene encoding collagen alpha-2(XI) chain-like, which translates to MTPTCPTAAEMNPISTKRDPIAGKTDQHAVKTDPNAVEVDISTAQTGPIAAQTDPTAAQAGPTAVKTDPTADKTDPTTAQTDPIAVKTDLPATKTDPNAVKTSPIAVETDPTPAKTDPTAAQTDPTVAQTDPTAAQTDPTVAQTDPTVAQTDPTAAQTDPTVAQPDPTVAQPDPTAAQAGPTADKTDPTADKTDPTTAQTGPIAVKTDLPTTKTDPNAVKTDPNAVKTSPIAVEVDISTAQTDGPNRGSDGPHRGPDGPHRGPDGPHRGPDGPHRGPDGPHRGPDGPHRGPVGPHRGPEGPHRGPDGPRRGPGGPIRGSDGPHRGPVGPNRDLDGPNPGQDGPHRGPDGRHRGPDAPHRGPDGPHRGPDGPHRGSDGPHRGPDGSHRGPAGPHRGPVGPHRGPEGPHRGPDGPRRGPGGPIRGSDGPHRGPVGPHHGQDRPRRGPDGPHRGPGGPQRGRGGPRRGPDGPNRGLDGPHRGPDGPHRGPDGPRRGPGGPNHGSDGPHRGPNGPHRGPPGPQRDQDGPQRGQGGPHRGPGGPHRSQDGPHRGPDGPHRGPDGPRRGPDGPNRGSDGPHRGPNGPHRGSDGPQRDQDGPQRGQGGPHRGPNGYHHGPEGPFGRGGPHRGPGGPRHGHHGPPPDRDSPDAQWSLWNQTIEGDDVHQRGFSSQNDSKVIVATEGQNLTAQGLTRCSVLYDFSGPAPMTVIRSRGKCYVIPSPDGATFDSLAAQLADRNGSTVTTALPENKLSAVDGHMADDARGTFVEGNPNVGRFCAFAGIYQTVANDCKLAV; encoded by the exons TCAACCAAGAGGGACCCCATCGCGGGCAAGACGGACCAACACGCGGTGAAGACGGACCCCAACGCGGTCGAGGTGGACATCTCGACGGCTCAAACGGGCCCCATCGCGGCCCAGACGGACCCCACCGCGGCCCAGGCGGGCCCCACCGCGGTCAAGACGGACCCCACCGCGGACAAGACGGACCCAACCACGGCCCAGACGGACCCCATCGCGGTCAAGACGGACCTCCCCGCGACCAAGACGGACCCCAACGCGGTCAAGACGAGCCCCATCGCGGTCGAG ACAGACCCAACCCCGGCCAAGACGGACCCTACCGCGGCCCAGACGGACCCCACCGTGGCCCAGACGGACCCCACCGCGGCCCAGACGGACCCCACCGTGGCCCAGACGGACCCCACCGTGGCCCAGACGGACCCCACCGCGGCCCAGACGGACCCCACCGTGGCCCAGCCGGACCCCACCGTGGCCCAGCCGGACCCCACCGCGGCCCAGGCGGGCCCCACCGCGGACAAGACGGACCCCACCGCAGACAAGACGGACCCAACCACGGCCCAGACTGGCCCCATCGCGGTCAAGACGGACCTCCCCACGACCAAGACGGACCCCAACGCGGTGAAGACGGACCCCAACGCGGTCAAGACGAGCCCCATCGCGGTCGAGGTGGACATCTCGACGGCTCAGACAG ACGGACCCAATCGCGGCTCAGACGGACCCCACCGCGGCCCAGACGGACCCCACCGTGGCCCAGACGGACCCCACCGCGGCCCAGACGGACCCCACCGTGGCCCAGACGGACCCCACCGTGGCCCAGACGGACCCCACCGCGGCCCAGTCGGACCCCACCGCGGCCCAGAGGGTCCCCACCGCGGCCCAGACGGACCCCGCCGCGGCCCAGGCGGACCAATTCGTGGCTCAGACGGACCCCACCGCGGCCCAGTCGGACCCAACCGCGACCTAGACGGACCCAACCCCGGCCAAGACGGACCCCACCGCGGCCCAGACGGACGCCACCGTGGCCCAGACGCACCCCACCGCGGCCCAGACGGACCCCACCGTGGCCCAGACGGACCCCACCGTGGCTCAGACGGACCCCACCGCGGCCCAGACGGATCCCACCGTGGCCCAGCCGGACCCCACCGCGGCCCAGTCGGACCCCACCGCGGCCCAGAGGGTCCCCACCGCGGCCCAGACGGACCCCGCCGCGGCCCAGGCGGACCAATTCGTGGCTCAGACGGACCCCACCGCGGCCCAGTCGGACCCCATCACGGCCAAGACAGACCCCGCCGCGGCCCAGACGGACCCCACCGCGGCCCAGGCGGACCCCAACGCGGTCGAGGTGGACCCCGCCGCGGCCCAGACGGACCCAATCGTGGCTTAGACGGACCCCATCGTGGCCCAGACGGACCCCATCGAGGCCCAGACGGACCCCGCCGCGGCCCAGGCGGACCTAATCACGGCTCAGACGGACCCCACCGCGGCCCAAATGGACCCCATCGCGGCCCACCCGGACCACAACGCGACCAAGACGGACCCCAACGCGGCCAAGGCGGACCCCACCGCGGCCCAGGCGGACCCCACCGCAGCCAAGACGGACCCCATCGTGGCCCAGACGGACCCCATCGAGGCCCAGACGGACCCCGCCGCGGACCAGACGGACCCAATCGCGGCTCAGACGGACCCCACCGCGGCCCAAATGGACCCCATCGCGGCTCAGACGGACCCCAACGCGACCAAGACGGACCCCAACGCGGCCAAGGCGGACCCCACCGCGGCCCAAACGGGTATCATCACGGCCCAGAAGGTCCGTTTGGTCGAGGTGGTCCTCACCGCGGTCCAGGTGGTCCACGACATGGTCACCATGGACCCCCACCTGACCGGGACAGCCCTGACGCCCAGTGGTCGCTGTGGAATCAAACCATTGAAGGCGATGACGTTCACCAGAGGGGTTTCTCTTCTCAGAATGACAGCAA AGTGATCGTGGCCACCGAGGGACAGAATCTTACAGCACAGGGACTGACTCGTTGCTCTGTTCTCTACGACTTCAGCGGGCCTGCCCCT ATGACGGTGATCAGGTCAAGAGGGAAGTGCTATGTCATACCTTCCCCTGATGGAGCCACCTTTGATTCTCTTGCTGCGCAACTTGCTGACAGAAAC GGAAGCACAGTGACCACCGCGCTGCCTGAGAACAAACTGAGCGCTGTGGATGGACACATGGCTGACGACGCCAGGGGAACGTTCGTAGAAGGCAACCCAAATGTGGGCAGATTCTGTGCATTCGCTGGCATCTACCAGACCGTCGCCAATGATTGTAAGTTGGCCGTTTGA